From the Verrucomicrobiia bacterium genome, one window contains:
- a CDS encoding twin-arginine translocase TatA/TatE family subunit, giving the protein MILMLALVLILLGGRKLPEIARGLGQGIYEFHRNVRELSEDLDQEARDAGESLGGIFGKAAAQALTPENQVAELYDPAAFQDSRAEKRRKFRGLVRLYRLICHRLRRCFDAFIRAFGSGGKR; this is encoded by the coding sequence GTGATTTTGATGCTTGCTCTGGTTCTGATTCTGCTTGGGGGCAGAAAGCTGCCGGAGATTGCTCGGGGGTTGGGCCAAGGAATTTATGAATTTCATAGGAACGTGAGGGAACTCAGTGAGGATCTTGATCAGGAGGCCCGCGACGCCGGGGAGAGTTTAGGTGGAATTTTTGGAAAGGCCGCTGCCCAGGCACTGACACCTGAAAATCAGGTTGCGGAACTTTACGATCCAGCCGCCTTTCAGGATTCTCGCGCCGAGAAGCGGAGAAAGTTTCGAGGCTTGGTCCGCCTGTATCGCCTGATTTGCCATCGCCTTCGCAGGTGCTTTGATGCGTTCATTCGGGCTTTTGGGTCTGGAGGGAAACGATGA
- a CDS encoding immunoglobulin domain-containing protein has translation MKRPALLASIILFTALAAASATVRFVDLNSSNPTVPFTDWSSAATNIQDAIDASSEGDLIWVTNGIYATGGKVMAGDLTNRVTLDKALTVQSVNGPGLTVIQGAWDPATTNGPLAVRCAWMTNGATLAGFTLQGGATRASGAVFTLESGGGIWCASSNALVLNCIIQSNAATSDGGGVYLGTIRNSVLQGNWAPGSGSAYLCNLASCTIVSNLAYGTFNCAVTNCIVYFNTMPRFSGAANYSGGRLSFCCTTPLPSGVGNIATAPQLLPDGIHLASTSPCRGAGTNVVTGTDIDGQPWANPPSIGCDEWLSEPVVTMAPQIQFSSYPVGFNLTVVAAGQEPFTCWWTKDGAPIADDAHWSASHTTNLAASGISLDDAGAYQVAVSNASGMTTSIVAQLVIHCVDAANSTPTAPYLDWASAATNIQDAIDAALPGELVLVTNGIYANGGRAIGGDLTNRVALNKALLVESVNGPTLTMIQGAWDPATTNGPLAVRCAWLTNGAVLSGFTLEGGATRVGNSSSDMQGYGGGAWGASSTNATVVNCVLAGNAAAKGGGGVYQAKLIKCTLSSNSTPGSGGGADSCNLTNCFLNANFANLGGGGAAFSNLRNCAVTHNQSPAIQSSGGAVYLGTAVNCTISSNSAVTLTGYGLAGVYSAKLTNCLVFGNRGMNYDSLSTLAFCCATPLASGAGNIAADPQLLPDGIHLGAASPCIGAGTNSVVSGTDIDGQPWANPPSMGCDEWLPVPLVTVAASPQLTGPPLGLVFSGAVVAGQGPFAYSWLKDGGLLVDGTHFTSTQTPNLTLNGFGPGDAGAYQVVASNAFGMATSVVAQVVVHCADAAGVNPTTPYSDWTTAATNIQDAIDAAGAGDFVLVTNGLYASGGRVMAGDLTNRVAVTQPLTLSSVNGSAFTTIQGAWDPATNGPGAVRCAWVADGAILNAFTLEGGATRNTGDQIALQSGGGVWASPQATLTQCVICTNAANYGGGGVYGGLVQNCRVLRNTSNQSGGGAYASALVNSAVVGNWAVSLGGGIWQNGGGLNHCTVSGNFIKTYGGAGGLYGNFTSVTNSIVSGNWEGGSPLSGFPADSYGAVFYYSCSFPLSGGASNISSDPQLMDGIHLATTSPCRGAGTAANTSGIDIDGEPWTNPPSMGCDEVWPANIKGPLSVSAVVYPSPVVQTARDLLSGLVTGWASRVAWFFSDGSFLTNASELRYSHIWTNPGDYTITFTAYNADNPGGVSTNLGITVLPLVSPTVSVGGLSGSNFSLSFTSQPGIYYIVEQTTNLAPPVTWQTISTGYGNGTNMQIADSSATNAMRFYRVLAQ, from the coding sequence ATGAAACGTCCCGCGCTTTTAGCATCAATCATCCTCTTTACCGCATTGGCGGCTGCCTCCGCCACGGTGCGCTTTGTGGACCTCAACAGCTCGAATCCCACTGTTCCTTTTACCGATTGGAGCAGTGCGGCGACAAATATTCAGGATGCAATCGATGCGTCCAGTGAGGGCGACCTGATCTGGGTCACCAACGGCATTTATGCCACCGGCGGCAAGGTGATGGCTGGGGATTTAACCAACCGTGTGACCCTGGACAAGGCATTGACAGTTCAAAGCGTCAACGGCCCGGGGTTGACCGTGATACAAGGGGCTTGGGACCCAGCCACGACCAATGGGCCGCTGGCAGTGCGCTGCGCCTGGATGACGAATGGAGCGACACTGGCGGGTTTTACCCTGCAAGGCGGTGCGACCCGCGCGAGCGGGGCTGTCTTTACCCTTGAAAGCGGGGGCGGGATTTGGTGCGCCTCTTCCAACGCATTAGTGCTTAATTGCATTATCCAATCGAATGCAGCGACCAGCGATGGGGGAGGCGTTTATCTGGGGACCATAAGGAATTCAGTTCTCCAAGGCAATTGGGCTCCTGGCTCAGGAAGCGCTTACCTGTGCAATTTGGCCAGTTGCACCATAGTCAGCAATCTCGCGTATGGGACATTCAACTGCGCGGTGACTAACTGCATTGTTTATTTCAATACAATGCCCCGCTTCAGCGGAGCGGCCAATTACTCGGGGGGAAGGCTTTCGTTCTGTTGTACCACTCCCTTGCCCTCTGGAGTTGGAAACATCGCCACTGCTCCGCAATTGCTGCCCGATGGCATCCACCTGGCCAGCACCTCTCCTTGCCGGGGCGCAGGCACCAATGTGGTGACCGGCACGGACATTGACGGGCAACCCTGGGCAAACCCACCGTCGATTGGTTGCGATGAGTGGCTGTCTGAGCCGGTGGTTACCATGGCTCCACAAATCCAGTTCAGCAGCTATCCGGTAGGGTTCAATCTCACCGTCGTGGCAGCGGGCCAGGAGCCATTCACCTGCTGGTGGACTAAAGATGGCGCGCCGATAGCGGACGATGCGCATTGGAGTGCCTCGCACACAACAAATCTGGCGGCCAGCGGGATTAGTTTGGACGACGCGGGCGCTTACCAGGTTGCAGTGAGCAATGCATCTGGGATGACCACCAGCATCGTGGCCCAACTGGTCATCCATTGTGTGGATGCGGCCAACTCGACCCCAACGGCTCCTTACCTCGATTGGGCAAGTGCCGCGACGAATATCCAGGATGCGATCGACGCTGCTTTGCCGGGAGAGCTTGTGCTTGTGACCAACGGCATTTATGCCAACGGCGGCCGAGCGATTGGGGGTGACCTGACCAACCGCGTCGCGCTCAACAAAGCCCTCTTGGTGGAAAGTGTGAATGGCCCGACGTTGACGATGATTCAAGGGGCATGGGACCCTGCGACGACCAATGGCCCTCTGGCCGTGCGCTGCGCCTGGTTGACCAATGGGGCCGTCTTGAGCGGCTTTACGTTGGAAGGCGGGGCGACTCGGGTAGGTAACAGCTCATCCGATATGCAGGGCTATGGTGGCGGGGCTTGGGGAGCTTCCAGCACGAACGCGACAGTGGTCAATTGCGTTTTGGCAGGGAATGCTGCAGCCAAAGGAGGAGGAGGAGTGTATCAGGCCAAGTTGATAAAGTGCACTTTGTCGAGCAACTCGACGCCAGGGTCCGGCGGTGGGGCCGATTCGTGTAATCTGACCAATTGTTTCTTGAACGCCAATTTCGCCAACCTGGGCGGGGGAGGAGCCGCATTCAGCAATCTCAGAAATTGCGCGGTCACACACAACCAAAGCCCAGCTATCCAAAGCAGTGGCGGGGCCGTCTATCTTGGGACAGCCGTCAATTGTACGATTTCCAGTAATTCGGCAGTCACGCTTACTGGTTATGGCTTAGCCGGTGTCTATTCGGCCAAACTCACTAATTGCCTCGTGTTCGGAAACCGCGGGATGAACTACGACTCCCTTTCCACGTTGGCCTTCTGTTGCGCGACGCCTCTCGCCTCGGGTGCAGGCAACATCGCCGCGGACCCGCAGCTTCTGCCCGATGGCATACATCTGGGAGCGGCTTCACCCTGCATCGGCGCAGGAACAAATAGCGTGGTCAGCGGTACCGACATTGACGGACAGCCCTGGGCCAATCCGCCCTCGATGGGCTGTGATGAGTGGCTGCCAGTCCCTCTGGTCACCGTGGCTGCCTCCCCGCAACTTACCGGGCCGCCCCTGGGGCTTGTTTTCAGCGGGGCGGTGGTCGCCGGCCAGGGACCGTTTGCCTACTCTTGGCTAAAAGACGGCGGGCTCCTCGTGGATGGAACTCATTTTACTTCGACACAGACTCCAAACCTCACGCTGAACGGATTTGGCCCGGGTGATGCCGGGGCTTACCAGGTTGTGGCCAGCAACGCCTTCGGCATGGCGACCAGTGTGGTGGCCCAAGTAGTCGTTCATTGCGCCGATGCGGCGGGGGTAAATCCAACGACACCATATTCAGACTGGACAACTGCTGCGACGAATATCCAGGACGCCATCGATGCCGCCGGGGCGGGTGATTTCGTGCTGGTCACTAACGGGCTTTATGCAAGCGGTGGCCGCGTCATGGCGGGCGATTTAACCAACCGCGTGGCAGTGACTCAACCACTGACTCTCAGCAGTGTTAATGGGAGCGCATTCACAACGATTCAAGGGGCGTGGGATCCTGCCACCAATGGCCCCGGAGCGGTCCGCTGCGCCTGGGTTGCCGATGGCGCAATTCTCAACGCGTTCACACTTGAAGGCGGCGCAACTCGAAACACGGGCGACCAAATCGCCTTGCAAAGCGGCGGGGGGGTTTGGGCTTCGCCTCAAGCAACTCTCACGCAATGCGTCATCTGCACCAACGCTGCCAATTACGGCGGCGGAGGGGTGTATGGGGGGCTGGTCCAAAACTGCCGCGTGCTGCGCAACACAAGCAATCAGTCCGGTGGCGGGGCTTACGCTTCGGCGCTGGTCAACTCGGCCGTGGTTGGCAACTGGGCGGTCTCTCTGGGCGGCGGTATATGGCAGAATGGGGGCGGGTTGAATCACTGCACAGTCAGCGGCAACTTCATCAAGACGTATGGCGGCGCAGGCGGTCTTTATGGCAATTTCACCAGCGTTACCAATTCCATAGTGTCCGGCAATTGGGAAGGCGGTAGCCCCCTCTCAGGGTTCCCCGCCGACTCATACGGAGCGGTGTTTTATTACTCTTGTTCCTTTCCTCTTTCGGGCGGCGCAAGCAATATCTCCTCCGATCCCCAGTTGATGGACGGCATCCATCTGGCGACCACCTCGCCCTGCCGCGGCGCAGGCACTGCGGCTAATACCTCGGGCATAGACATTGACGGCGAGCCATGGACCAATCCGCCCTCGATGGGTTGCGATGAGGTCTGGCCGGCAAACATCAAAGGGCCCTTATCGGTGAGCGCCGTTGTTTATCCGTCTCCGGTCGTTCAGACAGCCCGTGATTTGCTCTCTGGCTTGGTGACTGGCTGGGCGAGCCGCGTGGCCTGGTTCTTTAGCGATGGGTCGTTTCTTACGAACGCAAGTGAGCTGCGTTATTCCCATATTTGGACTAATCCCGGCGACTACACCATTACATTCACAGCCTATAACGCGGATAATCCCGGTGGGGTCTCGACCAATCTGGGCATTACCGTGTTGCCGTTGGTTTCGCCGACGGTCTCCGTTGGTGGTCTGAGCGGGAGCAACTTCAGCCTGAGCTTCACCAGCCAGCCGGGCATCTATTACATTGTGGAACAGACAACCAACCTGGCGCCACCCGTGACCTGGCAGACCATCAGCACCGGATACGGCAACGGCACAAATATGCAGATCGCCGATTCGAGTGCCACCAACGCCATGCGCTTCTACCGCGTACTCGCGCAATGA
- a CDS encoding glutaredoxin — protein MSKPNIIAYLKPSCGWSQGVRAVLRKYDLPFEDRDIINDPAQRQEMIEKSGQMLSPCVEVNGRMLADISGEEVEAYLMSQGLVQPNERSPEAPTNQPCAHEMPSESPVTLRR, from the coding sequence ATGAGTAAACCAAATATAATCGCTTATCTGAAACCGAGCTGCGGCTGGAGCCAGGGTGTGCGGGCCGTGCTGCGCAAATACGACCTGCCGTTCGAGGACCGAGACATCATCAACGACCCGGCGCAGCGGCAGGAGATGATTGAAAAGAGCGGTCAGATGCTGAGCCCCTGCGTCGAGGTCAATGGGCGTATGCTGGCCGATATCAGCGGCGAAGAGGTGGAGGCCTATTTGATGAGCCAGGGCCTGGTCCAACCCAATGAGCGCTCCCCTGAAGCGCCTACCAACCAGCCTTGCGCGCACGAGATGCCCTCCGAGAGCCCGGTCACCCTCCGGCGTTAG
- the waaF gene encoding lipopolysaccharide heptosyltransferase II — MCNPVHVRASPLTDPCRVLVRGVNWLGDAVMTLPALQRIRERFPQAKITLLTPEHLGPLWRAQPLLDAVLEAPRGSTPWTVASNIRRLQSDAKAPFDLALVLPNSPRSALEMWLAGIPRRVGYAHRLRNWFLTERVPARLGRRPMHKRSAREVKELIRLNPPRIPEPPALVAGTHQIHDYLHLAATLGASPEPLSPRLEVLRGEVEAVESKLLSARLKLSGAMATKSKPVWLGLNPSAAYGPAKRWPVENFAAVGREVSRRDPNRVWVVLGNAQDAELCEEITRQTGGQAINFSGKTSLRELLAVLKLCRVLLTNDSGPMHAAAALDTPVVVPFGSTSPELTGPGLPGEPRHHLLTSQAPCSPCFRRSCPIDLRCMTGITPSAITAAVLEALDAADQRQRPP; from the coding sequence GTGTGTAATCCAGTTCATGTTAGGGCCTCCCCACTAACCGACCCCTGCCGGGTTCTGGTGCGTGGCGTCAATTGGCTGGGGGACGCCGTGATGACCCTGCCTGCCTTGCAGCGAATTCGCGAGCGCTTTCCCCAGGCCAAAATCACCCTGCTCACCCCCGAACACCTCGGCCCCCTTTGGCGCGCACAGCCCCTCCTGGATGCGGTCCTCGAAGCCCCACGCGGCTCGACTCCTTGGACGGTCGCTTCCAACATCCGGCGCCTCCAGTCCGACGCAAAGGCCCCCTTTGACCTTGCCCTGGTGTTGCCTAATTCGCCCAGGTCCGCCCTTGAAATGTGGCTGGCTGGCATCCCCCGGCGGGTCGGTTACGCACATCGACTGCGCAACTGGTTTCTCACTGAGCGCGTCCCCGCCCGGCTTGGCCGGCGCCCGATGCATAAGCGGTCCGCCAGGGAAGTGAAGGAACTGATTCGGCTCAATCCGCCCAGAATTCCCGAGCCGCCGGCTCTGGTGGCCGGCACACACCAAATCCATGATTACTTGCATTTGGCCGCCACCCTGGGCGCTTCCCCTGAACCCCTTTCTCCCCGGCTGGAGGTGCTGCGCGGTGAAGTCGAAGCCGTCGAGAGCAAGCTCCTTTCGGCTCGGCTCAAACTCTCCGGCGCAATGGCAACAAAATCAAAACCGGTGTGGCTTGGCTTGAACCCCTCGGCCGCTTACGGACCGGCTAAACGCTGGCCGGTGGAGAACTTTGCTGCGGTGGGCCGGGAGGTCTCCCGCCGAGACCCGAATCGGGTTTGGGTGGTGCTGGGGAATGCGCAGGACGCTGAATTATGCGAGGAGATCACCCGGCAAACGGGCGGTCAGGCCATTAATTTTAGTGGAAAGACCTCCCTGCGCGAATTGCTGGCGGTGCTCAAATTGTGCCGGGTTTTACTCACCAACGACAGCGGTCCCATGCATGCCGCCGCCGCCTTGGACACACCCGTCGTTGTCCCTTTCGGAAGCACCTCCCCCGAACTGACCGGCCCCGGCCTGCCGGGCGAGCCACGCCACCACTTGCTTACATCTCAGGCCCCTTGTTCGCCCTGTTTCCGCCGCTCCTGCCCAATCGACTTGCGTTGCATGACCGGCATCACCCCCTCAGCCATTACGGCCGCAGTCCTCGAAGCGCTTGATGCCGCAGACCAGCGCCAGAGGCCGCCCTAG
- the lpxK gene encoding tetraacyldisaccharide 4'-kinase, which translates to MRERLPWIETIETFLLEVILEERRGFKEAVVRCALYGCSKLFQVAVKTRRFLYNVRILRDSTLGVQVIAIGNLTVGGTGKTPVVEKFARELRDQGRTVAILSRGYRSKPTPIHQWFVNKLFLRDDTTPPRVVSDGKSLLLDSEMAGDEPYMLASNLKDVVVLVDKDRVKSGRYAIEKFGCDTLLLDDGFQYWKLRGRRQDIVLIDRQQPFGNERLLPRGTLREPPSHLARASTIFITKSDGNTAALRRRIAAVNPTAGIIECIHHPLYLEDVFTGQRCGLDLLRGRKVASLSGIAQPESFEGSLVQLGGELVFSRRFADHHRFTQQEILNVINRSKKRQAEAIITTQKDAVRFPKIDRRDLPIYFMRVEIKILHGADDFQDCVRKICFR; encoded by the coding sequence ATGCGCGAAAGGCTTCCCTGGATCGAAACAATTGAGACCTTTCTGTTGGAGGTCATTCTTGAAGAACGGCGCGGCTTTAAAGAAGCCGTCGTGCGTTGCGCCCTGTACGGCTGTTCCAAACTCTTCCAAGTGGCGGTCAAAACCCGGCGTTTTCTCTACAACGTGCGCATTTTACGCGACTCGACGCTGGGTGTTCAGGTCATTGCAATCGGCAATTTGACCGTGGGTGGCACGGGAAAGACGCCGGTTGTGGAGAAATTTGCGCGCGAACTGCGCGATCAGGGCCGCACGGTGGCTATCCTCTCGCGCGGCTACCGCTCCAAGCCGACCCCCATCCACCAATGGTTCGTTAACAAACTCTTTCTCCGGGACGATACCACCCCACCGCGCGTGGTTTCGGACGGCAAATCCCTTCTGCTGGATTCGGAAATGGCCGGGGACGAGCCGTACATGCTGGCTTCCAACCTGAAAGATGTCGTTGTGCTGGTGGATAAGGACCGGGTCAAGAGCGGGCGCTATGCCATTGAAAAGTTTGGTTGCGACACGCTCCTGCTCGACGACGGCTTTCAATATTGGAAGTTGCGCGGGCGCCGCCAGGACATCGTGCTCATCGATCGACAGCAACCCTTCGGCAACGAGCGGCTGCTCCCGCGCGGCACGCTGCGGGAACCGCCCTCGCACCTGGCCCGGGCCAGCACGATTTTCATTACCAAAAGCGATGGCAACACCGCCGCCCTGCGCCGGCGCATTGCTGCCGTCAATCCGACTGCCGGAATCATTGAGTGCATTCATCACCCGCTTTACCTGGAAGACGTCTTTACAGGCCAGCGCTGCGGACTCGACCTGTTGCGCGGGCGCAAGGTGGCCTCCTTGAGCGGTATTGCCCAGCCCGAAAGCTTCGAAGGCAGCCTCGTCCAGCTCGGGGGTGAGCTGGTCTTCTCGCGGCGCTTTGCCGACCATCACCGGTTCACCCAGCAGGAAATCCTCAACGTGATTAACCGAAGCAAAAAGCGCCAGGCCGAAGCCATTATCACAACACAGAAAGACGCAGTCCGTTTTCCAAAGATCGACCGGCGCGACCTGCCGATCTATTTCATGCGCGTTGAAATTAAAATCCTGCACGGCGCCGATGATTTCCAGGATTGCGTGCGCAAGATTTGTTTCCGGTAA
- a CDS encoding alpha/beta hydrolase-fold protein, producing the protein MKSFLPAAALVLVTLTAGAKLASSGAAETPPAHAAPEYQPPAIKPADILPGATKQFTFTQSRFFPGTVREVTVFIPAQYDGRSPACVYVKTDGFNPREKILLETMIATREMPVTVGVFVQPGDLPAPMKGTLGRRNRDFEYDGVSDNNVRFLTEELLPFVAEKYNLSLSTNGNDRCMSGGSSGGIAAFTAGWNRPEAFSRVYAASGSWVAFRGGHEFPAMLRKFEAKPIRAFLTTATHDMENCAGDWFLLDQEMEKALQFSGYEYQFRVVDGPHVAGYLKHWREAMAYLWRGWPEPVKPGPSAPRAREILVPGQDWQLVAEGFKSTRGPACNASGEVFFADTSANRLYRIGLDGKVSVFAADAAQAHCVTVGADGTLFAVSETSGKLMRYDATGKGRVVMEGIFGHSILARPDGGLYVTSNDAKAGLPGAVWLIKDGQKMLVDRGLKFATGMACRPDRWLLSVAEGHSKWVDSYQIQPDGTLTNKERFFHLFVTDWDDDAGPESLCYSVEGRQFIATRSGIQISADDGPTQIILPVPDRSRVLGVALGGPDKDMLFAFCGNRIWKRKIQQHAMGASSPWTKVSGTPL; encoded by the coding sequence ATGAAATCATTCTTGCCCGCCGCGGCGCTGGTTCTCGTCACCCTCACCGCCGGCGCGAAGCTGGCCAGCAGCGGCGCCGCCGAGACGCCGCCGGCGCACGCCGCCCCGGAATACCAGCCGCCCGCCATCAAGCCGGCGGACATTCTGCCCGGCGCCACGAAGCAGTTCACGTTCACTCAGAGCCGGTTCTTTCCCGGCACGGTGCGGGAGGTCACGGTATTCATCCCGGCGCAATACGACGGCCGGTCGCCTGCGTGCGTCTATGTGAAGACCGATGGGTTCAACCCGCGCGAAAAGATCCTGCTGGAGACGATGATTGCGACCAGGGAAATGCCGGTGACCGTTGGCGTGTTCGTGCAACCCGGCGACCTGCCCGCGCCGATGAAAGGCACCCTCGGCCGGCGCAACCGTGATTTCGAATACGACGGCGTCAGCGACAACAACGTGCGGTTTCTGACCGAGGAACTGCTGCCTTTCGTTGCCGAGAAGTACAACCTCAGCCTCTCGACCAACGGTAATGACCGCTGTATGTCCGGCGGCAGCAGCGGCGGAATCGCGGCCTTCACCGCGGGGTGGAACCGGCCCGAGGCCTTCAGCCGGGTGTATGCGGCCAGCGGCAGTTGGGTCGCCTTCCGCGGCGGGCATGAATTCCCGGCGATGCTGCGCAAGTTCGAGGCCAAGCCCATCCGCGCCTTTCTCACGACGGCGACGCATGACATGGAGAACTGCGCCGGCGACTGGTTCCTGCTCGACCAGGAGATGGAAAAGGCGCTGCAGTTCTCCGGCTATGAGTATCAGTTTCGCGTGGTCGACGGCCCCCATGTCGCCGGCTACCTCAAACATTGGCGCGAGGCGATGGCCTACCTGTGGCGGGGTTGGCCCGAGCCCGTGAAGCCCGGCCCCAGCGCGCCGCGCGCGCGGGAGATTTTGGTTCCGGGCCAGGATTGGCAACTGGTGGCCGAAGGGTTCAAGAGCACCCGCGGCCCGGCGTGCAACGCGAGCGGCGAAGTCTTCTTTGCCGACACTTCGGCGAACAGGCTTTACCGCATCGGCCTCGATGGCAAAGTCAGTGTCTTTGCCGCAGACGCCGCCCAAGCCCACTGCGTCACTGTCGGCGCGGATGGCACTTTGTTCGCCGTCTCGGAAACGTCCGGCAAGCTGATGCGCTACGACGCGACAGGTAAGGGCCGCGTGGTGATGGAGGGCATTTTTGGCCACTCGATTCTCGCGCGACCGGATGGCGGCCTTTACGTCACCAGCAACGACGCGAAAGCCGGCTTGCCCGGGGCCGTCTGGCTCATTAAGGATGGCCAGAAGATGCTGGTGGACCGCGGCCTCAAATTCGCCACCGGCATGGCCTGCCGGCCCGACCGCTGGCTGCTCTCGGTCGCCGAAGGCCACTCGAAGTGGGTCGATAGCTATCAGATCCAGCCCGACGGCACGCTCACCAACAAAGAGCGGTTCTTCCACCTGTTCGTCACCGATTGGGATGACGATGCCGGCCCGGAAAGTCTCTGCTATTCGGTTGAAGGCCGTCAATTCATCGCCACCCGCAGCGGCATCCAAATCAGCGCCGACGATGGTCCAACGCAAATCATCCTCCCCGTTCCCGACCGCAGTCGTGTCCTGGGTGTCGCCCTCGGCGGCCCGGACAAGGACATGCTGTTCGCCTTCTGCGGCAACCGAATCTGGAAGCGCAAGATCCAGCAACATGCGATGGGCGCGTCCTCGCCCTGGACCAAAGTCAGCGGCACGCCCTTGTGA